AAATAACGTCTAAAATATTCCTAAGTTCAACACACAAATTAACAGCTTTGTATAATGTATAACTGAAATGACCAAATGAAACTGTTGTTGGGAATGAGGTTTTGTTCCTCCTACTCCTTCCCTCCATGTTCCCTGTATAAGACTTCCGGCAAGTCACCAGATGTCTCTGAGATCTCTCTAAAGAGGAGTGAGACGGGGCTCTAGTATTCCTTGAAGAATGAATATCGAATAaagattttatgtatataaacattACTATTTTGTACTCCTTACAGGTCACATCAATAATCTTTATAATACAGTTTTCTGGGCACTTATACAACAATCTGGACTAACACCAGTGGAAGCCCAAgggagattacaggtataaagaTCTTACTATGTTAATACTGAATGGGACAGGTTGCCGTAGGCTCTCCCATAACTTTTTTTATgttaactttactttttttttttttttaagatcccTTTACAGCTTTGTTTTGAAAGGATATAAAAATCATAATAGGAGCAGCTCTGCTGCCTGCTTGGTCTGTAATCCTGGATGAGTTACTGCTTCTCCCTGAGCCTTTGTGTCCTTGGCATTGGCTCTGCCTTCCCACATGCTAACACTTGCCTGCAGCTATGTGTGACTGCCATCTTCAGcactgcctttttttaaaaaaaacacagtttcactctgtcacccaggctggagtgcagtggtgtgatctcagctcattgcaacctctgcctcctgtgctcaagcgattctcatgcctcagcctcccaagtagctgggattacaggcatatggcaccaggtctggctaatttttgtatttttagtagagacggggttttactatgttggccaggctggtcttgaactcctgacctcaggcaatctgcctgccttggcttcccagagtgctgggattataggcgtgagccactgtacctggccagcaCTGACTTTGTCCACGACACCAGGCCTCTTCCCTCATTCCCATTCCCTTCTAGGCTCCTATAGTTTCTTGGGTTTTTGACCCCTGTGTGTGGGAAGAATACCAGATAACTACTAATATCATGCTTCTGTGTAATTTtatcctctctgcctcagttcttTATAGGTGAAATGTAGAAAATAGTTTCTACCTCATAGGTTTACAGTGAGAATTAAATAGCATGATGCATGTAAAACAGAATAGTATGAAGCTTAttataagtgcttaataaatactggTTTTTATTATTAGATAACAGTGCTACTTGTAGGAAGACTGTGAAATGAGGTAATGTGTTGTAACagttcttttatttgtatttgtattttatttatttattttttgagacggcgtttcactgttgttacccagactggagtgcaatggcatgatctaggctcaccgcaacctctgcctcctgggttcaagcaattttcctgcctcagcctcccgagtagctgggactacaggccagcaccaccatgcccagctaatttttgtatttttagtagagatggggtttcaccttgttgaccaggatggtcttgatctcttgacctcgtgatcctcctgcctcggcctcccaaaatgctgggattataggcgtgagccaccacgcccggccttattttatttttttttagatggagtctcactctgttgcctaggctggaatggtgcagtggcgcgatctaggctcactgcaaactctacctcccgggttcaagcagttctctgcttcagcctccgagtagctgggattacaagcgcccaccaccacacctggctaatttttgtgtttttagtagagacggggattcgccatcttggccaggctagtcttgaactcctgtcctcatgatccacctccttggattcccaaagtgctgggattacaggtgtcagccattgtgcctggactatttgtattttattttatctatctatttatttattttttgagatggagtctcactattttccccaggctgatcttgaactcctgggctccagcaatcctcccactcagcctcccaagtagctgggattacaggtgcctagcTATAACAGTTACTAATACAATGCCTGGTACATTATAATTGCTCAGTAAATGGTTGTCATTTTTAATAATGCTAATGATAGAGATTTATATGTAGCAATAATAGGAATACTGTGGCCAcgtgtggttcatgcctgtaatcccagcactttggggaggctgaggtgggcagatcacctgaagtcagaagtttgagaccagcctggccaacatgctgagaccctgtctctataaaaattagcccggtatggtggcacatgcctgtaatcccagctactcaggaggctgaggtatgagaatcgcttgaacctaggaggtggaggttgcagtgagctgagattatgctactgcactccagcctgggtaacagagtgagactccatctcaaaaaagggaaTACTGGTAGGTATATCCAGTTTTGAAAGAATCAAGTTCAGATTTTGATTATTTGTAGAAGAGTAAGGACAACCTTTTAACCCTGGGCAATTTATATAACCTTTCTAAGTTTTACGTGAccaaatacataatatatactcAGTATTAATTCCCCCTACTCTGTTTCAGTGTTGACCTGTGACGCCATTGTCTGGTACAGGAGAGAATTTTATCTAAGTAAGATTATAATTGCTCTTAAGATGAAAATTCACTAGTCACTGTAAGATGTTTGATCAAATCCTTCCATTTCTTGATTGTGGAAGTTTAGGTAGCGGGTCGAATGGATAGTAGCATTAGGGGAGAAAGAAGAcatgcaggccaggtgcagtggctcacacctgtaatcctagcactttgggaggccgaggtgggtggattgcctgagctcaggagttcgagaccagcctgggcaacacagtgaaaccccgtctctactaaaattcaaaaaattagccaggcgtggcagtgtgcgcttgtagtcccagctactcaggaggctgaggcaggagaattgcttgaacccgggaggcagaggttgcagtgagtcaagattgcaccactgcactccagcctggacaacagagtgagactccgtttccaaggaaaaaaaaagatatgcagagctgttaatatatgtttttgtttcctcAGGGAACTCTCGCAGCAGACAAGAATgagattttgttttctgaattcaaTATCAACTATAATAACGAGCCGCTGATATATAGGAAAGGGACGGTGCTGATATGGCAGAAGGTAATGCCgttgtgtttaaagaaaaatggaagtcAGGAAGAAAGAGAGCCTGTGCCCATCCTAAGCTGTGTCCTGCCTGCTGCCTGTATGCTGATGCGACTCCAGTTGCTAACGCAAACCAGATCCTTTCCTAAAGGGGATGCCATAGATTCTTCTTATTTTGGATGTGCATTTTGTCAGTCGGTAGTGGTCTGAAATCTCCCATACATAAGTTGAATGacagaattttagaattagtgcccttatttttctgttttgtaagcTTCTCTGTATTAAATGAAATCCTTTTAAATGGATATAGAACAGGTATGAGGATTTGAGTATTCACAAAATACTTACAAAGTACTTTATCTCACACTGGATAATACCATTAAATGGTTTCTCCATCCCATGACAACTATAATATGAGGTACTAAGAGAAGATGTATATGAGGGTTGGTTTTTTCCTAAATGTCATGAGATTCTCTTGACATTCATACTTATCTTAATATTCCATAATAAGTGTGTACATTTACCAATATCCTTAATTCACCAATATTTCCTCTCTGTACCATCTGTTGGGCATAATGATTTCTCTAAACTTATTTCCTCCCatgtaaagttgtttttttttgaaatgaatgttTTCAAGTACCAGGGAGTACCCTGAGAGCTAGTCATTCACTGGCAGCTCCAGCTCTTTTAGTATTTCAAAACGTTTGTTCTTTGGCACAGACTTGGATATTTCTTAATGAAGATGGAAGGTAAGAAATACCTTTAATTCTGTAGTTATTGCTAATGAGGAACATGGAATCCTTTCTTTGTTCCTAAGATCTCTTCAGAATATAATATTAtaactcttgtttttctttttttttttttttttgagatggcgtcttgctctgtcactcaggccggagtgcagtggtgtcatctcggctcattccacctctgcctcctgggttcaagtgatttccagctaatttttgtacttttagtagaggcaagttctcaccatattggccaggctggtcttgaactcctgacctcaagtgatctgcacaccttggcctcccaaagtgctgggattacaggcatgagctaccacgccctgctaacgtaacctttttaaaactatttttaattataaagaacTTCATGCATagtgagattttatatatatatacacacacacacatacacatacacatgagcgtatatatgcacatacatctATCTCTATATATTTCAAATCTGGCAGTCAGAAGTATTTGAAGATAAAAAGTGAACTATCCCcacatctttcttttctctcccaatCCCACTCCTGAGTTAACAATgtccctgctttatttttaccTGTAGGTGGATGAAGTCATGACAAAAGAAATTAAACTGCCAacagaaatggaaggaaaaaagatgGCAGTGACCCGAACCAGGACTAAACCAGTGCCCTTGCACTGCGATATCATTGGGGATGCTTTCTGGAAGGAACATCCAGAGATTCTAGATGAAGACAGCTGACCCTTTGCTCTTCAGTTCTGGTGTACTTAACCATGCAAGCCCTTTCACCTCCCAGGGCTCCCTGCCTTAGGTGGCCATAGCGTCCTCACCACCCAGAACACTGGCACGAATGACACGACTCAAGTTGGGAGGGGAACAGGCAAGGAAGGATGGATGGGGGTGGTGGATCTTATTCTGTTTAAGCAGAACACCTTGTTTGCAATGTGGGAACATGGTTCCTTTGGCagaagtgctttttttttaaatcgcaGTACTATTTTTATAAAGCAAGAACTATTTCATGCCTTGCAGAGTGAATCATTTTTAGATTGTGACATATATCTTGTAAAAACCTGTCAGTTCTTTTCACCTATGAGAGAAGAGGAGCCCAAACTCCCGCCCACCTGTTCTTAACCAGAAAACCCACTGACTTTGAAAATCTCACCTCTGCTACCCATCTACTTGCATTCATCTTTGCCAGACCTGCAGATAAATATGGGTTAATGCCTGCATGATGCCTCTGGATTCAGGAATTGCAGGGAATACTCAGGGCTTTGTGCCAGTCTCCATGGAGGAGTGGTTTCAATGTCCTTGTGTACACATTCTGTGGAGTGACTTAATGGAGTTGTCAGCATGATGATCATCTAGGCAGGGGCATAGTTTCTCAGGCCATTTACCTCTTTCTAAGAAGAAACagaattatgtgtatatatgagagagaaaaacaagaattagTGAATGAGGATGGAGAATATTTACTCCATGTACTCAAGATATTAGTTTTAAAAGTCGCTTTCCTGTTGTACTTCCTGAAAAAGATTCTCAGGTAGCCTGTGTAATCAGAAAAATGACATGTGAATTCAAGAGCAGAGGGGTAATTGACACCTGCTGCCAATTAGCAGGTAATGCTTCTGCTAATTGACAGGTAGCAGATGTCAGAAGAGTCAATATTAATAGCTCCACCTTCTGCTGGGCCAGTGGAGATGGgtgagaagcagagagcagcaggCATGATATGTAGCCAAATTTGGCCTCTGAAAGGGGAAGGTATTGGGAATAGGTGGTGAGAGAACTCACATTTTTCTCTTGTCCTGGTTTTATATTTTGGAGGGAAAGGATTATTTGgccctattaaaaataaaagaggccaggcacggtggctcatgcctataatcccagcactttgggaggctaaggcaggcagatcacctgaggtcgggagttcgagaccagcctgaccaacatggaggaatcctgtctctataaaagcacaaaatattagctgggcatggtgggggcaTGCCtgaatcctagctactcaggaggctgagggaggagaatcacttgaacccaggagatggaggtcgcagtgagctgacattgcactattgcactccagcctgagtgactagCGAAActgtctccccccaaaaaagacatGGCTGGGCataggtggctcacatctgtaatcccagcactttgagaggctgaggtgggtagataacttgaggccaggagtttgagaccagcatggccaacatggcaaaactccatctgtattaaaaatacaaaaattagcctggtgtggtggtgcatgcctgtaatcccagctactcaggaggctgaagcagaataatcacttgagcctggtagctggaggttgcagcgagccgagatcatgccactgcactccagcatgagtgacagcaaaactcttgtctaaaaaaaaaaagagcccatgtcCCAGTTTCTCATCTTGCATTGCAAAATTTACAGTCaggaataaaatgtatttttgaaaggGTGATGGCTGGACTCATCCCTCACTAATTGACACCCCATCTATCAATGccattttttcccatcctgttctcaATCCACAGAAAGAGGAGATACGGCTCTTG
This Callithrix jacchus isolate 240 chromosome 2, calJac240_pri, whole genome shotgun sequence DNA region includes the following protein-coding sequences:
- the THG1L gene encoding putative tRNA(His) guanylyltransferase isoform X2, yielding MTKCAQTVMEELEDIVIAYGQSDEYSFVFKRKTNWFKRRASKFMTHVASQFASSYVFYWRNYFEDQPLLYPPGFDGRVVVYPSNQTLKDYLSWRQADCHINNLYNTVFWALIQQSGLTPVEAQGRLQGTLAADKNEILFSEFNINYNNEPLIYRKGTVLIWQKVDEVMTKEIKLPTEMEGKKMAVTRTRTKPVPLHCDIIGDAFWKEHPEILDEDS